Genomic DNA from Chitinivorax tropicus:
GCTGCTGGCGGGGCTGTGGATGGTGTACCTGCCAACTCTAACCGTGCAAGGGTCATCAACCTGTCACTGGGCGGGAAAGGCAGCTGCGAAATCACGACACAGAATGCTATCAATAGCGCACGCAACAATGGTGCGGTGGTAGTGGTGGCGGCTGGCAACGATAACGTCAATGCTGGCGGATTCAGTCCTGCCAACTGCCAAGGGACGATTACGGTGGCATCCACCAACCGTGCCGGTGGCCATGCTTACTATTCGAACTTTGGCAGCGTGATTGATGTGTCGGCACCCGGCGGCGAAACCAATGTCACTGACGCGAATGGCATTTTGTCAACGGTGGACATCGGCCAAGCCACGCCGGTCGGCGAGGGCTATTCCTTCTACGAGGGGACTTCCATGGCTGCACCCCACGTGGCGGGGGTAGCGGCATTGATGCTCTCCAGAAACCCATCCCTGACGCCTGATCAGGTCGAATCCCTGTTGAAGTCCACCGCACGTACCTTCCCGGCAACGTGCTCGCAATGTGGCGCGGGTATTGTTGATGCTAATGCGGCGGTCAGGGCAGCGGATAGTGATACCACGCCCCCCGGATCAGGCGGTGAGACTGAGCCAAACGACTCGCTATCAGGTGCCAATATCATCAGCACCAGTGGTACGGTGCAAGCCAACATTGGCTCCAGCCGCGATGTCGACTACTTCAAGGTGACATTGCCGGCGGGCAAGACGTTGAGGGCGAGCATGACGCCAGGTAGCGGCTCCGCTGACTATGATGTCTATCTGTACAACGATGCTGGATCGCTGCTGTCCAGTAGCGAGGCGGGGGCGGGCAGGGTGGATACAGTCTCTGGCGCCAACTCCGGCAGCAGATCGGTCACCCGCTACGTCGCGGTGAAGTACTACAGTGGCGGAACCGGCTCA
This window encodes:
- a CDS encoding S8 family peptidase gives rise to the protein MKHNDSGYFYMPKQVAVLVFTLFSASAFAAGEANGSDRTDRMIVKYKSSSLESMSARTSASMMAERMASAQRIGQQMGFSLRTLRQTATGAQVLTLNRKASVEEVSQLAANLKAQDPNVEYAEPDRIKHAMLTPNDSRFSEQWDLTEATGGMRLPQAWDLSTGQGITVAVIDTGYRPHSDLSANLLPGYDFITDTFVSVDGDGRDSDARDPGTVTKAGECGGGEPKWDLTSSWHGTHVAGTIAALTNNRVGVAGVAFDARVLPLRVLGKCGGYTSDIADAIIWAAGGAVDGVPANSNRARVINLSLGGKGSCEITTQNAINSARNNGAVVVVAAGNDNVNAGGFSPANCQGTITVASTNRAGGHAYYSNFGSVIDVSAPGGETNVTDANGILSTVDIGQATPVGEGYSFYEGTSMAAPHVAGVAALMLSRNPSLTPDQVESLLKSTARTFPATCSQCGAGIVDANAAVRAADSDTTPPGSGGETEPNDSLSGANIISTSGTVQANIGSSRDVDYFKVTLPAGKTLRASMTPGSGSADYDVYLYNDAGSLLSSSEAGAGRVDTVSGANSGSRSVTRYVAVKYYSGGTGSSSGKYSIQFSW